The nucleotide sequence CCACTTGGTCTTCCTTTATTTTACCTACCCCAAAATACCGAGCCTCTGGGTTGCCAAAATAATAACCACTTACACTGGCTGCAGGCCACATGGCCAAACTATCTGTCAATTCCACCCCAATCTTTTCCTTCACTTCCATCAATTCCCACAACGTTAACTTTTCCAAGTGGTCCGGACAGGCAGGATAACCTGGCGCAGGCCTAATACCAACGTAGGATTCCTTGATCAGCTCCTCATTGCTAAGTCCTTCATCAGCGGCGTAACCCCAATGGTCGATCCTTACCTCCTTGTGCAAATACTCTGCAAACGCCTCGGCAAATCGGTCTGCGAGTGCCTTGACCATTATACTGTTATAATCATCCAAATTTTTGCGGTAACCATCTGCCAGTTCATCTGTTCCAAAGCCTGTGGACACACAAAAACAACCAATATAATCCTGCAGACCACTTTCTTTGGGGGCAATAAAATCAGACAGTGCAAAATTAGGTTTCCCCACATATTTTTTAGCCTGTTGACGCAAAGTCCTGAAAATATATTCTTCCCCGTTATGGGTAAGGGCTATATCATCATCATTAATCGTATTGGCGGGAAACAGTCCAAAAATAGCCTTTGCCTTAAATAGCTTACCGTCCAAAATCTTCTTCATCATTGCCTTGGCATCTGCAAAAAGCTCGGTTGCCTGTTTACCAACTATCTCATCTTCCAAAATATCCGGATACTTGCCATGCAGTTCCCAACTTCTAAAGAAAGGGGACCAATCTATATAAGGCACCAATTCCCTTAAATCAAAATCCTCGATCATTTGGATGCCCAAAGTCTTGGGCTCCACGATTTCGGCCTTTGTCCAATCCAACTGATATTTATTTTTCCTAGCCTCCTCCAAGGTTAAATACTCCTTGTGCTTGCCCCTATTCAGGAATTTTTGCCTAAAATCGGCATAGTCCAATTTAATATTTTCCTTATACTTATTGGACGATTCCTTTTGCAGAAGGTCGCCCACCACTGTAACCGCCCTTGAAGCATCATTTACGTGCACCACTGCACTCTTATACTGAGGGTCAATTTTAACCGCCGTATGTGCCTTACTGGTGGTAGCACCCCCGATTAGCAAGGGAACGGTAAAATTTTGTCGCTGCATTTCCTTGGCCAAAAAGACCATCTCATCCAGGGATGGGGTTATAAGACCGCTCAACCCTATAATATCCACTTTCTCTTCTTTGGCAGCATTAATAATCTTCTCTGGGGGAACCATTACCCCCAAATCTACTATCTCGTAGTTATTACAGGCAAGGACCACACTTACAATATTTTTTCCTATATCGTGCACATCCCCTTTTACGGTAGCCATGAGTATTTTTCCCGCAGACGAGCTGCTTCCTTCAGGAAGTGGATTCTTAAGTTTTTCCTCTTCAATGAAAGGCAATAGATAGGCAACGGCCTTTTTCATGACCCGGGCCGATTTTACCACCTGGGGTAAGAACATCTTACCACTTTGAAAAAGATCCCCTACCACGTTCATTCCGGTCATCAAATGCCCTTCGATCACTTCTATAGGTGCTTTAACACTTAAACGGGCCGCTTCTACATCCTCTACAATATATTGATCTATTCCCTTGACCAAGGCACGGGTAATCCTATTTTGTAAGGGTTCTTCCCTCCAGGAAAGATCTATCTTATTTTCCTTCTCCTTACCAATTACGGTTTCTGCAAAATCCAATAATCGCTCCGTGGCGTCTTCCCTTCGGTTGAGGATTACATCCTCTACATGCTCCAAAAGGTCCTTGGGAATATCATCATAGACCTCCAACATACTTGGGTTTACAATTCCCATATTCATACCCGCCTTTATAGCATGATACAAAAATACGGAGTGCATTGCCTCCCTTACGGGATTATTCCCCCTAAAGCTAAAGGACACATTACTTACCCCTCCACTAACACTACAAAAAGGCAAATTTTCCTTTACCCATGCGGTGGCCTTTATAAAGTCGAGCGCGTTTAACTTATGCTCGTCCATTCCAGTGGCCACGGGGAAAATATTTAGATCAAAGATTATATCCTCTGGCGGGAACCCAACCTTATTCACCAAAATATCATAAGAGCGTTTGGATATTTCCAAGCGCCTTTCATAATTATCGGCCTGCCCTACCTCATCAAAGGCCATTACAATAACCGCAGCCCCGTAACGCCTAATTAATTTGGCGTGCTTAATAAACTCTTCCTCCCCTTCCTTGAGACTTATGGAATTCACCACACATTTTCCTTGCACTACCTGTAGACCTGCTTCTATGATCTCCCATTTAGAGCTATCTATCATGATAGGGACCCGGGCAATATCCGGTTCGGCCACAATAAGGTTCAAGAACTTTACCATAACCTCTTTGCCATCAATAAGACCATCGTCCATATTAACGTCAATGATCTGAGCCCCACCTTCTACCTGTTCGCGAGCTATATCCAATGCCTCTTCAAACTTCTCCTCCTTGATGAGTCGAAGAAATTTTTTGGAACCAGCCACATTGGTACGCTCCCCTACATTTACAAAATTGCTTTCTGGGGTAATCACCAAAGGTTCCAAACCGGAGAGTTTTAAAAACCGTTTTGTACTATGTTGTTCCTTATCCGTTGTATTGCTCATTATTTTTATATTGACCTCGACATTAAAAACACCAAACTATGTCTTTAAAATGGCAAATTTGATAGTTCTACATTGCCTCCTGAGAGTATGATCCCCACCTTTTTATTTTTAAACTTTTCCCTTTCCTTTAACAAGGCAGCAAAAGGCACCGCACTTGACGGTTCTATTACCAACTTCATCCGCTCCCAAATCAACTTCATGGCATTGACAATTTCACCCTCCTCCACTCTAATTATATCAGAGACCAATTCCATGATAATGGGAAAATTTATATCCCCTAAGTTAGTTTTAAGTCCGTCCGCAATGGTGTCTGTTGATGTATTGTACTCTATTTTCCCACTCTTAAAAGCTCTATAAGCGTCATCCACTTCCATTGGCTCACCACCTATAACCCTGCAATTGCTCCCTAAATAATGGGCTGCCAATGCCGTACCGGCAATAAGCCCACCGCCACCTACCGGGCTCATAATATACTCCAAACCTGGTTGATCCTGCAATAGTTCCAATGCCGCTGTACCTTGCCCCACAATTACATTCATGTCATTGGATGGATGTAAAAATACAGCTCCCTTTTCCGCAACTATGTTTGCTGCCGATTTTTCCCTGGCCTCCAAGGTAGGCTCCGTAATGGTAACCAACCCTCCATAAGATTTCACTGCCTCAATTTTTACGGCCGGGGCACTGGATGGCATTACTATATAGGCATTCACCCCTAAATTCTTGGCCGCCAAAGCCAAGGCCTGACCAAAATTTCCGGATGAATGGGTTACCACACCTGCCTTTTTTTGGGCCTCACTTAATTGTTGAATGGCATTGATAGCGCCCCGCATTTTAAAAGCACCCATTTTTTGAAGGTTCTCGCATTTAAAGAAAACTTCCGACCCTGCCATTTCATTGAGTAAGCGGGAAGTGAGCACCGGTGTTCTATGAACAAAGGGTGCAACCCTATTCCCAGCTTCTATAACAATCTGCTTGCTAGGTATCATTGGTTATGCGCTTCTAAGGTATTTAGAATTCTAGGGGAATAATCCTTAACCACATCGGCCATTGCCTTTATATGTTCGGGAGTGGTGCCACAACATCCGCCAACTATATTTACCAAGCCTTTTTCGGCATATTCCTTTATCTGTGCCGCCATTTCCTCCGGTGTTTCATCATATTCCCCAAAAGCATTTGGCAATCCCGCATTGGGATGTGCAGAAACGGCATGCTCCGTTTTACTGGAGAGCACCTCTAAATGGGGCACTAACTGACTAGCCCCCAAGGCACAGTTGAATCCTACGGACAAAATGGGTATATGGCTTATGGATATCAAAAAGGCTTCAGCGGTTTGGCCGGATAAGGTTCTACCGGAAGCATCGGTTATAGTACCGCTCACCATTATGGGGACATCTATATTTCTTTCTTCCTTTACCTCTTCAATGGCAAATAAAGCAGCCTTGGCATTTAAGGTATCAAAAATAGTCTCTACCAATAAAATATCCACACCTCCGTCCAAGAGGGCCTCCACCTGCTGTTTATAAGCCACCCTTAATTCATCAAAAGAAACTCCTCTGAAACCGGGATCATTTACATCCGGAGACATACTGGCCGTTTTATTGGTAGGCCCAATACTCCCCGCTACAAAACGCGGTTTATTAGGTTCTTTGGCCGTAAATTCATCAGCGACAGCCTTTGCTATTCTAGCCGACTCATAATTTAATTCGTAGACCAGATCTTCCATATGATAGTCTGCCATAGCAATGGTAGTGCCGGAAAAAGTATTGGTTTCAACTATGTCGGCCCCAGCTGCAAAATACAGACGGTGTACCTCAGCGATAGCTTCCGGCTGGGTAAGGGACAATAGGTCATTATTTCCCTGTAAGGGATGTTCCCAATCCTTAAATCGTTCTCCCCTAAAATCTTCCTCCGTAAACTTATGCCGTTGAAGCATGGTCCCCATGGCACCATCCAACACCAAAATCCTTTCCTTGAGTACGTCCTGAATATTCTTCATATTAGTTTTCAAAAATGTTTGCCCGCTTTAGAACAAACAAAGATACCATCACATATGGCCCAAACTTTTTGGGACCACAAAATTAGAAAATTGACACCCGAAAAACAAAGTATAACAACCCTGTTATAGGTATCAAATAAATTAATAAAATCAAGTAAGGAAAAGTTTTGGACCTGCGTCTTTCTTTATGTTATCTATTCCTAAATTAAATTCCAGACAAATAGAATAAAACATAGGATTAGAACGTAGCACCTTCTTTATTCTTCGCGATAGATACCGACTACGAAAAAGGGTTGCTAAGGCTTCACCGGGTCTAGTCCCTCCGCCTTTCTTGATAACGTTTCAAATTGATAATGAACTAAGTGCAAAGTAACGCATCAGTGCCCTTAAAAGCAAGGAAACACTACTTTATTTTAATACTTCTAAAATATAAATTCACGGGAATAGTGTAAAAATGAAACCTGCCAGATTTTAAGACCTGGCAGGTTAAAATATTGGTAAAATGGTTATTAAGCCAAAATACTTTGAACTACTTCTTTTTTAGCTTCCTTCTTGCTACCGTCAAATCCTTCTACCCCTCCAACAGTGGTATATTTCATTACATAACGCTTTCCAGGATTAATCAACTGGTATGCACTCTGACACATCACAGCAGCTTCATGGAACCCGGACAAAATTAATTTAAGCTTGCCAGGATAGGTGTTTACATCCCCAATAGCATAAACCCCAGGAATATTGGTCTGATAATCGTAGGCGTTGTTAACTTTAATAGCATTTTTCTCTATTTCAAGCCCCCAGTCGCCTATTGGACCCAATTTTGGGGAAAGTCCGAACAAAGGAATAAAATTATCCGCTTCCACATAGGTTTCGCCTTTGGCCTCATCATTGTGCTTTACTACAACGGCTTCCAAATTATCGTCTCCGTACAATTTAACCACTTCTGCTTCCGTAAATAGTTTAATTTTACCCAGCTTGGCCAAATCGGCAGCCTTTTCCACGGAATCCAAGGCTCCCCTGAACTCATTTCTTCTGTGCACCAAAGATACTTCAGCAGCCACATCGGACAGGAATATAGCCCAATCCAAGGCAGAATCACCACCTCCGGAAATAACCACTTTCTTATCCCTGTACACTTCAGGATCCTTAATAATATATGCTACACCCTTATCCTCAAAATCTACCAAATTCGGAATTAAAGGTTTTCTAGGCTCAAAAGAACCCAATCCCCCAGCAATTACTACTACGGGAGCATGATGTTTTGTTCCTTTATTAGTAGTTACCACAAAGGATCCATCATCCAATTTATCCAAAGTTTCGGCTCTCTCGCCCAAAGTAAACCCAGGTTCGAAAGGTTGAATCTGTTGCATTAGATTCTTAACCAAATCTCCGGCAAGAATTTCAGGGAATGCTGGAATATCATAAATAGGCTTCTTAGGATAAATTTCCGAACATTGGCCCCCAGGTTGGGGCAAGGCATCTATAAGATGCGTCTTCAATTTCAACAATCCCGCTTCAAAAACCGTGAACAACCCTGTTGGACCCGCTCCAATAATAAGTATATCTGTCTTTATCATACTACTTTGATTAATTCCTAATTTATAATTGTACCCTTAAATCCTAAACTATTTTAGATAGGTACTTTTCTTTATTATTTATAACACCTGTGGGTGTACTTCTAATGTTTGGGCATAATTCAATACCGCCGATCTGTGTTTTACAACTTCTCCCACCACTATAATCGCCGGGTTGCTCAATTGGCGCTCGACCACGATTTGTTCAATGGTATCTATGGTGCCAATACCCAACTTTTCATCCTCACGAGTACCGTTTTGAATTATTGCAATTGGCATATCTGCCTTACCCTCCAATTTAAAAAGCTCTACGATCTCCGCTAGTTTTCCCATCCCCATCAAAATGACTATTGTGGCATTGGATTTAGCTGCCAAGGCAACATCTGTGGACAACTTATGCTCTTTGGTCGTACCGGTAATTACCCAAAAACTTTCCGCTGCACCTCTTTTGGTAACGGGAATGTTTTGGGATGCCGGTACGGCAACCGAAGAAGAAATTCCGGGCACCATGGCCACTTTCACACCCTTACTGGCCGCATATTCCATTTCTTCTGCTCCTCTACCAAAAACAAAGGGATCCCCGCCTTTTAATCGGACTACATGCCCATGGGTTTTGGCCCTGCTAACAATAAGATCGTTTATCTGCTCCTGCTGATAAGCGTAGCATCCTTTCCTCTTCCCAACAAAAATATGTTCGGCATTAGGCGCATACTCCAATAAGGCTACGTCCACAAGGGCGTCGTACAGTACCACGTCTGCCGCCTGCAAGGCCTTTATGGCCTTTAGCGTTATCAGCTCCACATCGCCTGGTCCAGCACCTACTACGGTTAACTGTCCATGGCTCATGGATTCCTGATTGGAATCAGGAATTACCACTGTGGCATCAACGTGAATATCATTTACCTTATTAATCATTGTTATACGTTTGTCAATTCTAATTTTCTATAAGCCTCTACATTGGCCAAAAACTCTTCGGCATCCTTTAAATAAGCTTTTGCAAAGGCTTCGGTAGGCGCATTCTGATTTAATTGAAGTACCATTTTTTCAAAGCTTTGATCCAATTTAAATTTACCGGACGCCACAAACAACTCATCAAAATCCTTTATAATACTGATGTGCGTATTTACCTTGGTATTTTCGGCAGTCAATAAAGCCTTGGCCGTATTTACCATTGATGAATAGGAATGATAGATACTGGCTGCCCATTTCTCCTCTTCCAAATTCAGTTTTGCTGTTTCAATCTTTTCCTCACTGTCAAACAACAAAGTGGCTATTAAATCTATTACTACCCCGGCACATTCCCCAATACCAATGGCTTGTTCATATTTTTCCGAGGTTCCCCAATCAATAAAATCGGATGCCGTTAGGTTGTCAACATCTGACAAGGGCTTTAGAAAATCATAGAAATACATTTGACCCTTTTCCTCGTAATATTCTACAAAAGGCTTTCCATTCCCGTTTGCATCGTAATCATTTAAAATAAGTCTCAAAGATTCAGGTCCCCTCTTACTAGGTATCTTAATAACCTTATCCGCAAAGCGACCATTTCCATCTCCTAAATTACCACCTCCCAAAAGTACTTGAAGTGCAGGGGCCACCAACTTATCCTTTGTTCTCACGGACATTCCCTGAAAACCAATATTGGCCATATTGTGCTGGCCACAGGCATTCATACATCCACTTATTTTAATAACCACATCCGGGCTATCTATATAGTGTGGGTATTCTGCTTTAATTACCCTTTCCAATTCATCAGCAATCCCTGTACTACTGGCAATACCCAAATTACAGGTATCCGTTCCTGGACAGGCGGTAATGTCCAATGCCGTGTTATAACCAATTTCGGCAAATCCTAATTTTTCCAGTTCTTGGTAAAAGAAGGATACCAAGGATTCCTTAACGTAAGGAATCAATATATTTTGGCGCAGGCTCAACCTAATTTCACTTGCAGCATATTTTTCCACCAAATCAGCCAATTGTCTGGCCTTTTCAATATAAAAATCCCCCAATAGTACTTTTATTCCAATAGCAACATATCCCTGTTGTTTTTGGGGAACCAAGTTTGTGGCCTTCCATTTTTCAAATGCCTTTTGATCCTTAATAGTTACTTCAGGAGCATCATTCTCCGCAATATTTACTTCTGGATAGGCATCTGCATCTATTGCATATGTTTGGACAGGGATTGCCAATTTCTCCTCTTCCAACAATTGCTTAAATCCGTCCAGGCCAATATCCTTAATTAAGAATTTCATTCTTGCCTTTGCCCTACTCTTTCTTTCTCCAAAACGGTCAAAAACACGTACCACACCTTCCATCAAAGGAATAATCTGGTCTGTAGGAAGAAAAGAGTAGATTACATCAGCATGGCGGGGCTGCGATCCCAATCCACCACCCAAAAGCACCTTAAAGCCTCTTACTCCATTTTCAATCTTGGCAATAAAGCCAAGGTCGTGCATGTAGGAAAGACCGGTATCCTCATCGGAGGCAGAAAAGGAAACCTTAAACTTCCTTCCCATCTCCTGACTTATAGGGTTTCTTAAAAAGTATTGAAAAAGTGCATGTGCATATGGGGAAACATCAAAAGGTTCCTTTACATCTATACCGGCAGTTTCACTGGCCGTTACGTTACGAACCGTATTTCCACAGGCCTCCCTTATCGTAATATCATCCTGTTCCAACTGTGCCCATAATTCCGGTGTACGGTTGATATCCACGTAATGGATCTGAATATCCTGACGGGTGGTAATATGAAGTCGACCGGTAGAATATTCCTCCGAAACATCACAAATCCTCCTAAGCTGTTGGGAGCTAACCTTCCCATAGGGCAGCTTTATACGAATCATTTGGACCCCAGGTTGTCTTTGCCCGTAAATTCCCCTGGCCAACCTAAGGCTACGGAATTTCTCCTCGTCCAAATTACCGCCTTGAAATTCACGGATCTTAGCTTCCAATGCTATGATGTCCTGTTCTACAACCGGGTTTTCCACTTCTGTTCTGAAAGTCCGCATGCTACTTATATTTTTTATTCAAAATGATTATTAAATTCTTTTAAAACCTTTATCCCATAGGATTAATAGGTTAAATTGACAACAACTCCATCCCCTTGAGGCTGGAAGGAGGATTAATTTATAAACCCAACCCCGGCCGTTGTATTGGTTTGATTATCTATTAGGATAAAAGAGCCATTGGTTCTGTGATTCTTGAAGGAATCATAAAAAATAGGCTTGTTCAATCTAAAAGTAACCTGTGCAATATCGTTCATTCCCAAAGCAGTGATTGATGTATCTATGCCAGAGTAATCCGGATGAATCTTATGGTGAATGTTCTCGACCTTGGCCAAAACCTTATTTACACCATGTTGCACTACATATTTACCTCCCACGGTCAATTTTTGGGAATCCATCCATGAAACAGTAGCGGTAAATTGCTTGTCGATAGTAGGCAAGTCACCTGCCTTCACCAACATATCTCCCCTACTCACATTGATCTCATCCTCTAAGGTAATGGTTACCGAAGAACGTCTGGTTGCCGTTTTATACTTCTTATCGTAAAAATAAATATCCTTGATCTTGGATCTGGTCATAGATGGCAATACCACTACTTCGTCCCCAACACTTAGTTCACCGCCATACACTTTTCCAGCAAATCCTCTAAAATCGTGGAATTCATCGGTTTTGGGACGTATCACATACTGAACCGGGAATCTAGGGGTACCAACGTTGTAGATATCCTTTCTATCCAATTCCTCAAAATGCTCCAATAGGGTCTGACCTTTGTACCAAGCCATTTTTTCTGATCTGTTTACCACATTGTCCCCTTTAAGCGCACTAACCGGGATAAAGGTAATTTTCTGATCCTGGTAATCGCGCTTGCTCATCAATTGCTCAAAATCGGCCTTGATCTCATTATATCTTTCTTCCGAAAAATCAACCAAGTCCATTTTATTTATGGCTACAATAACATCTTTTATCCTTAATAAATTATTGATAAAAAAGTGTCTGTTGGTCTGCTCAATAACTCCTTTTCTGGCATCGATCAATATAATGGCCGCTTGGGAGGTAGAGGCACCGGTAACCATGTTACGGGTATACTCCACGTGACCAGGAGTGTCCGCTATAATATAACTCTTGTTAGGCGTGGAGAAATAGATATGCGCCACATCTATAGTTATTCCCTGTTCCCTTTCCGCTACCAAGCCATCTGTGGCCAACGAGAAATCCAGATAGTCATATCCTTTCTGCTTAGATGTTTTTTCAATGGCTTCCAACTTATCATCGGTAAGCGATTTGGTATCGTAAAGCAATCTTCCGATCAAGGTACTTT is from Arenibacter algicola and encodes:
- a CDS encoding sulfate adenylyltransferase subunit 1 → MEVLKIATAGSVDDGKSTLIGRLLYDTKSLTDDKLEAIEKTSKQKGYDYLDFSLATDGLVAEREQGITIDVAHIYFSTPNKSYIIADTPGHVEYTRNMVTGASTSQAAIILIDARKGVIEQTNRHFFINNLLRIKDVIVAINKMDLVDFSEERYNEIKADFEQLMSKRDYQDQKITFIPVSALKGDNVVNRSEKMAWYKGQTLLEHFEELDRKDIYNVGTPRFPVQYVIRPKTDEFHDFRGFAGKVYGGELSVGDEVVVLPSMTRSKIKDIYFYDKKYKTATRRSSVTITLEDEINVSRGDMLVKAGDLPTIDKQFTATVSWMDSQKLTVGGKYVVQHGVNKVLAKVENIHHKIHPDYSGIDTSITALGMNDIAQVTFRLNKPIFYDSFKNHRTNGSFILIDNQTNTTAGVGFIN
- a CDS encoding NAD(P)/FAD-dependent oxidoreductase, which gives rise to MIKTDILIIGAGPTGLFTVFEAGLLKLKTHLIDALPQPGGQCSEIYPKKPIYDIPAFPEILAGDLVKNLMQQIQPFEPGFTLGERAETLDKLDDGSFVVTTNKGTKHHAPVVVIAGGLGSFEPRKPLIPNLVDFEDKGVAYIIKDPEVYRDKKVVISGGGDSALDWAIFLSDVAAEVSLVHRRNEFRGALDSVEKAADLAKLGKIKLFTEAEVVKLYGDDNLEAVVVKHNDEAKGETYVEADNFIPLFGLSPKLGPIGDWGLEIEKNAIKVNNAYDYQTNIPGVYAIGDVNTYPGKLKLILSGFHEAAVMCQSAYQLINPGKRYVMKYTTVGGVEGFDGSKKEAKKEVVQSILA
- the cobA gene encoding uroporphyrinogen-III C-methyltransferase; the encoded protein is MSHGQLTVVGAGPGDVELITLKAIKALQAADVVLYDALVDVALLEYAPNAEHIFVGKRKGCYAYQQEQINDLIVSRAKTHGHVVRLKGGDPFVFGRGAEEMEYAASKGVKVAMVPGISSSVAVPASQNIPVTKRGAAESFWVITGTTKEHKLSTDVALAAKSNATIVILMGMGKLAEIVELFKLEGKADMPIAIIQNGTREDEKLGIGTIDTIEQIVVERQLSNPAIIVVGEVVKHRSAVLNYAQTLEVHPQVL
- the metH gene encoding methionine synthase — translated: MSNTTDKEQHSTKRFLKLSGLEPLVITPESNFVNVGERTNVAGSKKFLRLIKEEKFEEALDIAREQVEGGAQIIDVNMDDGLIDGKEVMVKFLNLIVAEPDIARVPIMIDSSKWEIIEAGLQVVQGKCVVNSISLKEGEEEFIKHAKLIRRYGAAVIVMAFDEVGQADNYERRLEISKRSYDILVNKVGFPPEDIIFDLNIFPVATGMDEHKLNALDFIKATAWVKENLPFCSVSGGVSNVSFSFRGNNPVREAMHSVFLYHAIKAGMNMGIVNPSMLEVYDDIPKDLLEHVEDVILNRREDATERLLDFAETVIGKEKENKIDLSWREEPLQNRITRALVKGIDQYIVEDVEAARLSVKAPIEVIEGHLMTGMNVVGDLFQSGKMFLPQVVKSARVMKKAVAYLLPFIEEEKLKNPLPEGSSSSAGKILMATVKGDVHDIGKNIVSVVLACNNYEIVDLGVMVPPEKIINAAKEEKVDIIGLSGLITPSLDEMVFLAKEMQRQNFTVPLLIGGATTSKAHTAVKIDPQYKSAVVHVNDASRAVTVVGDLLQKESSNKYKENIKLDYADFRQKFLNRGKHKEYLTLEEARKNKYQLDWTKAEIVEPKTLGIQMIEDFDLRELVPYIDWSPFFRSWELHGKYPDILEDEIVGKQATELFADAKAMMKKILDGKLFKAKAIFGLFPANTINDDDIALTHNGEEYIFRTLRQQAKKYVGKPNFALSDFIAPKESGLQDYIGCFCVSTGFGTDELADGYRKNLDDYNSIMVKALADRFAEAFAEYLHKEVRIDHWGYAADEGLSNEELIKESYVGIRPAPGYPACPDHLEKLTLWELMEVKEKIGVELTDSLAMWPAASVSGYYFGNPEARYFGVGKIKEDQVADFAARKGMSLEEATRWLAPNIADD
- a CDS encoding HEPN domain-containing protein, yielding MRTFRTEVENPVVEQDIIALEAKIREFQGGNLDEEKFRSLRLARGIYGQRQPGVQMIRIKLPYGKVSSQQLRRICDVSEEYSTGRLHITTRQDIQIHYVDINRTPELWAQLEQDDITIREACGNTVRNVTASETAGIDVKEPFDVSPYAHALFQYFLRNPISQEMGRKFKVSFSASDEDTGLSYMHDLGFIAKIENGVRGFKVLLGGGLGSQPRHADVIYSFLPTDQIIPLMEGVVRVFDRFGERKSRAKARMKFLIKDIGLDGFKQLLEEEKLAIPVQTYAIDADAYPEVNIAENDAPEVTIKDQKAFEKWKATNLVPQKQQGYVAIGIKVLLGDFYIEKARQLADLVEKYAASEIRLSLRQNILIPYVKESLVSFFYQELEKLGFAEIGYNTALDITACPGTDTCNLGIASSTGIADELERVIKAEYPHYIDSPDVVIKISGCMNACGQHNMANIGFQGMSVRTKDKLVAPALQVLLGGGNLGDGNGRFADKVIKIPSKRGPESLRLILNDYDANGNGKPFVEYYEEKGQMYFYDFLKPLSDVDNLTASDFIDWGTSEKYEQAIGIGECAGVVIDLIATLLFDSEEKIETAKLNLEEEKWAASIYHSYSSMVNTAKALLTAENTKVNTHISIIKDFDELFVASGKFKLDQSFEKMVLQLNQNAPTEAFAKAYLKDAEEFLANVEAYRKLELTNV
- a CDS encoding homocysteine S-methyltransferase family protein, yielding MKNIQDVLKERILVLDGAMGTMLQRHKFTEEDFRGERFKDWEHPLQGNNDLLSLTQPEAIAEVHRLYFAAGADIVETNTFSGTTIAMADYHMEDLVYELNYESARIAKAVADEFTAKEPNKPRFVAGSIGPTNKTASMSPDVNDPGFRGVSFDELRVAYKQQVEALLDGGVDILLVETIFDTLNAKAALFAIEEVKEERNIDVPIMVSGTITDASGRTLSGQTAEAFLISISHIPILSVGFNCALGASQLVPHLEVLSSKTEHAVSAHPNAGLPNAFGEYDETPEEMAAQIKEYAEKGLVNIVGGCCGTTPEHIKAMADVVKDYSPRILNTLEAHNQ
- a CDS encoding pyridoxal-phosphate dependent enzyme: MIPSKQIVIEAGNRVAPFVHRTPVLTSRLLNEMAGSEVFFKCENLQKMGAFKMRGAINAIQQLSEAQKKAGVVTHSSGNFGQALALAAKNLGVNAYIVMPSSAPAVKIEAVKSYGGLVTITEPTLEAREKSAANIVAEKGAVFLHPSNDMNVIVGQGTAALELLQDQPGLEYIMSPVGGGGLIAGTALAAHYLGSNCRVIGGEPMEVDDAYRAFKSGKIEYNTSTDTIADGLKTNLGDINFPIIMELVSDIIRVEEGEIVNAMKLIWERMKLVIEPSSAVPFAALLKEREKFKNKKVGIILSGGNVELSNLPF